A genomic region of Seriola aureovittata isolate HTS-2021-v1 ecotype China chromosome 21, ASM2101889v1, whole genome shotgun sequence contains the following coding sequences:
- the mrpl43 gene encoding 39S ribosomal protein L43, mitochondrial produces the protein MTARGTPSRFLKSVLQNGVGRYVCQLKRISIIFSKKAQSSLGVRDFIEEGVVDYAKENPGTVVYVSPQACRIPKIVAEYLNGNVREEIVTSKTSPQISELLTKLTNQSGLEIIRIRKPFHTDNPSIQGQWHPFTNRPPSVGPIRPQKQDAE, from the exons ATGACGGCCAGAGGGACGCCGAGCCGCTTCCTGAAGAGTGTTCTCCAGAACGGGGTCGGTCGGTATGTCTGCCAGCTGAAACGGATTTCCATAATCTTCTCTAAAAAAGCACAGAGCTCGTTGGGAGtcag GGATTTTATTGAAGAGGGCGTTGTGGATTATGCCAAGGAAAACCCTGGTACTGTGGTGTACGTGTCTCCTCAGGCCTGCAGGATACCCAAAATAGTTGCAGAGTACT TGAACGGCAACGTGAGGGAAGAAATCGTCACAAGCAAAACGTCTCCGCAGATTTCCGAGCTTTTGaccaaactgaccaatcagtcCGGCCTGGAGATCATCCGCATCCGCAAACCCTTCCACACAGACAACCCCAGCATCCAGGGCCAGTGGCACCCGTTCACCAACCGACCTCCATCTGTCGGCCCCATCAGACCGCAGAAACAGGACGCTGAATAA
- the twnk gene encoding twinkle protein, mitochondrial isoform X1: MFNVLARQPMWRRLLLRGTTCLLQVEDPNFLHQRHISSLCLRLVTQRLIHRPPAAPSVLRFPGAGYFLANNETRAYKKDTKSTVELPVCPITVTDIKQYIRSKDIPFHDGYSCLHIPSIFVESSARKDSFSLFIDKTTGQFLCKDTLVEGSWEDLQDCLEVMQKEEQDFLSPHVLLGYPESVEEQEERERELREVQRIWSSSVPLTDVPEDEAQLIKTMFQIPKVSNATLKKFGVRLFKPTKSLVFPWFGGPDSSLKGVKLLSAQNTDTDKVTYNEATVPKCSSYYNLFGLPLVNRMDSELVLTGHELDTLAVSQATGLPSVALPRGVSCLPPILLPYLEQFKRVTLWLGEDIRSWEASKIFSRKLGLRRCSLVRPGEYQPSPVEALAQGKNLSRIIKASIPAAHKSIVSFKQLREDVYGELLNTEQVAGVKWMRFPELNRILKGHRKGELTVFTGPTGSGKTTFISEVALDLCMQGVNTLWGSFEINNVRLAKIMLTQFAMQRLEENLEQYDFWADKFEELPLYFMTFHGQQNIKTVLDTMQHAVYLYDINHVIIDNLQFMMGQENLTVDKFAVQDHIIGAFRKFATNTSCHVTLIIHPRKEEDDRELQTASIFGSAKASQEADNVLILQEKKLVTCPGRRSLQVTKNRFDGDVGIFPLDFIKTSLTFSAPIKGKHKLRKVPIKPDDEEVEGHEVAPKKDDIKKDKAEKSNKTKKTPRPVKSPTTGK, from the exons AT GTTCAATGTCCTAGCCAGGCAACCAATGTGGAGAAGGTTGCTGCTGAGGGGCACCACCTGTCTCTTGCAGGTGGAAGACCCTAACTTTCTCCACCAAAGACACATTTCATCCCTGTGTTTGAGACTTGTCACTCAGAGGCTCATTCACAGGcctcctgctgctccctctGTGCTAAGGTTTCCTGGTGCAGGCTACTTCTTGGCAAACAATGAGACAAGGGCGTATAAAAAGGATACTAAATCCACTGTGGAGCTCCCTGTATGTCCCATCACAGTCACCGATATCAAACAGTACATACGCTCCAAAGATATTCCCTTCCATGATGGCTACAGTTGCCTCCACATCCCGAGCATCTTCGTTGAGTCGTCTGCCAGGAAGGACAGTTTCTCCCTGTTCATCGACAAAACCACGGGCCAGTTTCTGTGTAAAGACACACTGGTGGAAGGGAGCTGGGAGGATCTCCAGGACTGTCTGGAGGTGATgcagaaggaggagcaggactTCCTCAGCCCCCATGTGCTGCTGGGATATCCAGAGagtgtggaggagcaggaggagagggagagggagctgAGGGAGGTGCAGAGGATCTGGTCCAGTTCTGTGCCCCTCACTGACGTCCCAGAGGATGAGGCTCAGCTGATTAAAACCATGTTCCAG aTCCCAAAGGTCTCAAATGCAACCCTCAAGAAGTTTGGTGTGAGGCTCTTCAAGCCCACCAAGAGTCTGGTTTTCCCCTGGTTCGGCGGGCCTGACTCCTCCTTGAAGGGGGTGAAGCTCCTCTCCGcccaaaacacagacactgacaaagTGACCTATAATGAAGCTACAGTTCCAAAGTGTAGTTCTTATTACAACCTGTTTGGCCTCCCCCTGGTGAACCGTATGGACTCTGAGTTGGTTCTGACGGGTCATGAGCTGGACACTCTGGCTGTGAGTCAGGCCACAGGACTCCCCAGTGTTGCTCTTCCACGTGGGGTCAGCTGCCTTCCTCCGATCCTGCTGCCGTATCTAGAACAGTTCAAGCGGGTGACGCTCTGGCTGGGAGAAGACATTCGCTCCTGGGAGGCGTCGAAGATCTTTTCTCGTAAGCTGGGTCTGCGGCGCTGCTCTCTGGTGCGACCCGGGGAGTACCAGCCGTCTCCCGTAGAGGCGCTGGCACAAGGGAAAAACTTGAGCCGCATCATCAAAGCCTCAATCCCAGCGGCCCATAAATCCATAGTGTCCTTCAAGCAGCTCAGAGAGGACGTGTACGGGGAGCTGCTGAACACAGAGCAGGTGGCTGGAGTGAAGTGGATGAGGTTTCCAGAGCTCAACCGGATCCTGAAGGGACACCGCAAGGGGGAGCTGACTGTTTTCACAG GTCCTACTGGCAGTGGGAAGACCACCTTTATCAGTGAGGTGGCCCTGGACCTTTGCATGCAGGGCGTCAACACATTATGGGGCAGCTTTGAGATCAACAACGTGCGTCTGGCTAAGATCATGCTCACACAGTTCGCCATGCAGAGGCTGGAGGAGAACCTGGAGCAGTACGACTTCTGGGCGGACAAGTTTGAAGAGCTGCCGCTCTACTTCATGACGTTCCACGGGCAGCAGAACATCAA GACGGTTCTGGACACGATGCAACATGCTGTCTACCTCTATGACATTAACCATGTCATCATTGACAACCTGCAGTTCATGATGGGGCAGGAAAACCTCACAGTAGACAA GTTTGCAGTTCAGGACCACATTATCGGGGCATTTAGGAAGTTTGCCACCAACACGAGCTGCCACGTCACTCTGATCATTCACCCcaggaaagaggaggatgacCGCGAGCTGCAAACAGCATCTATCTTTGGTTCAGCTAAG GCCAGCCAAGAAGCCGACAACGTCCTCATTTTGCAGGAGAAGAAGCTGGTGACGTGTCCCGGCcgcaggtctctgcaggtgaCCAAGAACCGTTTCGACGGGGACGTGGGCATCTTCCCTCTGGACTTTATCAAGACCTCGCTCACCTTCTCAGCTCCCATCAAAGGCAAACACAAGCTGAGGAAAGTCCCCATCAAGCCAGACGACGAGGAGGTTGAGGGACATGAGGTGGCGCCGAAGAAGGACGACATTAAAAAGGACAAGGcagagaaatcaaacaaaacaaaaaagacccCACGACCTGTTAAGAGTCCTACAACTGGAAAGTAA
- the twnk gene encoding twinkle protein, mitochondrial isoform X2 has protein sequence MWRRLLLRGTTCLLQVEDPNFLHQRHISSLCLRLVTQRLIHRPPAAPSVLRFPGAGYFLANNETRAYKKDTKSTVELPVCPITVTDIKQYIRSKDIPFHDGYSCLHIPSIFVESSARKDSFSLFIDKTTGQFLCKDTLVEGSWEDLQDCLEVMQKEEQDFLSPHVLLGYPESVEEQEERERELREVQRIWSSSVPLTDVPEDEAQLIKTMFQIPKVSNATLKKFGVRLFKPTKSLVFPWFGGPDSSLKGVKLLSAQNTDTDKVTYNEATVPKCSSYYNLFGLPLVNRMDSELVLTGHELDTLAVSQATGLPSVALPRGVSCLPPILLPYLEQFKRVTLWLGEDIRSWEASKIFSRKLGLRRCSLVRPGEYQPSPVEALAQGKNLSRIIKASIPAAHKSIVSFKQLREDVYGELLNTEQVAGVKWMRFPELNRILKGHRKGELTVFTGPTGSGKTTFISEVALDLCMQGVNTLWGSFEINNVRLAKIMLTQFAMQRLEENLEQYDFWADKFEELPLYFMTFHGQQNIKTVLDTMQHAVYLYDINHVIIDNLQFMMGQENLTVDKFAVQDHIIGAFRKFATNTSCHVTLIIHPRKEEDDRELQTASIFGSAKASQEADNVLILQEKKLVTCPGRRSLQVTKNRFDGDVGIFPLDFIKTSLTFSAPIKGKHKLRKVPIKPDDEEVEGHEVAPKKDDIKKDKAEKSNKTKKTPRPVKSPTTGK, from the exons ATGTGGAGAAGGTTGCTGCTGAGGGGCACCACCTGTCTCTTGCAGGTGGAAGACCCTAACTTTCTCCACCAAAGACACATTTCATCCCTGTGTTTGAGACTTGTCACTCAGAGGCTCATTCACAGGcctcctgctgctccctctGTGCTAAGGTTTCCTGGTGCAGGCTACTTCTTGGCAAACAATGAGACAAGGGCGTATAAAAAGGATACTAAATCCACTGTGGAGCTCCCTGTATGTCCCATCACAGTCACCGATATCAAACAGTACATACGCTCCAAAGATATTCCCTTCCATGATGGCTACAGTTGCCTCCACATCCCGAGCATCTTCGTTGAGTCGTCTGCCAGGAAGGACAGTTTCTCCCTGTTCATCGACAAAACCACGGGCCAGTTTCTGTGTAAAGACACACTGGTGGAAGGGAGCTGGGAGGATCTCCAGGACTGTCTGGAGGTGATgcagaaggaggagcaggactTCCTCAGCCCCCATGTGCTGCTGGGATATCCAGAGagtgtggaggagcaggaggagagggagagggagctgAGGGAGGTGCAGAGGATCTGGTCCAGTTCTGTGCCCCTCACTGACGTCCCAGAGGATGAGGCTCAGCTGATTAAAACCATGTTCCAG aTCCCAAAGGTCTCAAATGCAACCCTCAAGAAGTTTGGTGTGAGGCTCTTCAAGCCCACCAAGAGTCTGGTTTTCCCCTGGTTCGGCGGGCCTGACTCCTCCTTGAAGGGGGTGAAGCTCCTCTCCGcccaaaacacagacactgacaaagTGACCTATAATGAAGCTACAGTTCCAAAGTGTAGTTCTTATTACAACCTGTTTGGCCTCCCCCTGGTGAACCGTATGGACTCTGAGTTGGTTCTGACGGGTCATGAGCTGGACACTCTGGCTGTGAGTCAGGCCACAGGACTCCCCAGTGTTGCTCTTCCACGTGGGGTCAGCTGCCTTCCTCCGATCCTGCTGCCGTATCTAGAACAGTTCAAGCGGGTGACGCTCTGGCTGGGAGAAGACATTCGCTCCTGGGAGGCGTCGAAGATCTTTTCTCGTAAGCTGGGTCTGCGGCGCTGCTCTCTGGTGCGACCCGGGGAGTACCAGCCGTCTCCCGTAGAGGCGCTGGCACAAGGGAAAAACTTGAGCCGCATCATCAAAGCCTCAATCCCAGCGGCCCATAAATCCATAGTGTCCTTCAAGCAGCTCAGAGAGGACGTGTACGGGGAGCTGCTGAACACAGAGCAGGTGGCTGGAGTGAAGTGGATGAGGTTTCCAGAGCTCAACCGGATCCTGAAGGGACACCGCAAGGGGGAGCTGACTGTTTTCACAG GTCCTACTGGCAGTGGGAAGACCACCTTTATCAGTGAGGTGGCCCTGGACCTTTGCATGCAGGGCGTCAACACATTATGGGGCAGCTTTGAGATCAACAACGTGCGTCTGGCTAAGATCATGCTCACACAGTTCGCCATGCAGAGGCTGGAGGAGAACCTGGAGCAGTACGACTTCTGGGCGGACAAGTTTGAAGAGCTGCCGCTCTACTTCATGACGTTCCACGGGCAGCAGAACATCAA GACGGTTCTGGACACGATGCAACATGCTGTCTACCTCTATGACATTAACCATGTCATCATTGACAACCTGCAGTTCATGATGGGGCAGGAAAACCTCACAGTAGACAA GTTTGCAGTTCAGGACCACATTATCGGGGCATTTAGGAAGTTTGCCACCAACACGAGCTGCCACGTCACTCTGATCATTCACCCcaggaaagaggaggatgacCGCGAGCTGCAAACAGCATCTATCTTTGGTTCAGCTAAG GCCAGCCAAGAAGCCGACAACGTCCTCATTTTGCAGGAGAAGAAGCTGGTGACGTGTCCCGGCcgcaggtctctgcaggtgaCCAAGAACCGTTTCGACGGGGACGTGGGCATCTTCCCTCTGGACTTTATCAAGACCTCGCTCACCTTCTCAGCTCCCATCAAAGGCAAACACAAGCTGAGGAAAGTCCCCATCAAGCCAGACGACGAGGAGGTTGAGGGACATGAGGTGGCGCCGAAGAAGGACGACATTAAAAAGGACAAGGcagagaaatcaaacaaaacaaaaaagacccCACGACCTGTTAAGAGTCCTACAACTGGAAAGTAA